A window from Musa acuminata AAA Group cultivar baxijiao unplaced genomic scaffold, Cavendish_Baxijiao_AAA HiC_scaffold_1139, whole genome shotgun sequence encodes these proteins:
- the LOC135671449 gene encoding arabinosyltransferase XEG113-like isoform X3: MATCNPLFLAIYATIVAGIIFCTFVILSSVYTSSPAAGAGDGGNEKYFPSPKVTGTPRLQREPSDMFTRAIWDVPVDSKMPGMKSFLLTKEMVKHRAKDNIIIVTFGNHAFLDFILNWVKHLTDLNIFNILVGAMDTKLLEALYWKGIPVFDMGSKMVTVDVGWGSAKFHKMGREKVLLINALLPFGYELLMCDTDMVWLKAMPQQLKLEPYAVHTTFQFAGSDGKRHRLREAMLFYDQPAYYDTPGGFLSFKPGIPKSLLLDGPHTLQSHFSLVNYQLRQIRTALAVACLLNRTLVMPPLWCRFERMWFGHPGILEGTLTKQPFVCPMDHLFEIHTMLHGLSEEEFGPQIHFREYSFLQNPSVPKHVKESLLNVQLCDAHSKGCNISDGTTSRGFIQFPRNSTEQMYMQVFSQYKDIKVLHFSSMANAFQGFNDEAREVKFRNRMKRYVGLWCCVENRDPGHIYYDIYWDEKPEWKPEPPRTSQDDHPPWD; the protein is encoded by the exons ATGGCGACGTGCAATCCACTGTTTTTGGCGATCTATGCTACGATTGTTGCCGGTATTATCTTCTGTACTTTTGTGATTCTCTCCTCGGTCTATACTTCCTCACCTGCAGCCGGCGCCGGCGATGGAGGAAACGAAAAATACTTCCCGTCGCCGAAAG taACCGGAACACCAAGGCTGCAAAGAGAGCCTTCGGACATGTTCACAAGAGCCATATGGGATGTGCCTGTTGATAGTAAAATGCCTGGTATGAAGTCGTTTCTACTAACCAAGGAGATGGTGAAGCACCgtgcaaaagataatatcatcattgTGACATTTGGGAACCATGCATTCCTGGACTTTATCTTGAATTGGGTCAAACACCTAacggatcttaatatttttaacattCTTGTTG GTGCTATGGATACCAAATTATTGGAGGCTTTGTATTGGAAAGGGATTCCTGTTTTTGACATGGGCAGCAAAATGGTAACAGTAGATGTTGGGTGGGGATCTGCCAAATTTCACAAAATGGGAAGGGAAAAAGTATTGTTGATAAATGCTCTCCTACCTTTTGGTTATGAGTTACTAATGTGTGATACAGATATGGTTTGGTTAAAG GCAATGCCCCAGCAGCTCAAACTGGAACCATATGCTGTGCATACTACCTTCCAGTTTGCAGGTTCTGATGGAAAGCGCCATAGGTTACGTGAGGCTATGCTTTTCTATGACCAACCTGCATATTATGATACACCAG GAGGTTTCTTATCATTCAAACCTGGTATTCCTAAGAGTTTGTTGCTGGATGGGCCACATACCTTACAATCACACTTCTCATTGGTTAATTACCAG TTGAGGCAGATAAGGACTGCACTTGCTGTTGCTTGTCTGTTGAACCGAACACTG GTAATGCCTCCATTATGGTGCAGGTTTGAAAGAATGTGGTTTGGACATCCTGGTATTTTGGAAGGGACACTGACCAAGCAACCTTTTGTATGCCCTATGGACCACTTGTTTGAG ATTCATACCATGCTCCATGGCCTTTCTGAAGAAGAGTTTGGACCACAAATTCATTTCAGGGAGTACTCATTCCTGCAGAATCCATCAGTGCCCAAacat GTGAAGGAATCATTACTTAATGTTCAACTTTGTGATGCACATTCCAAAGGATGCAATATATCCGATGGAACAACTAGCCGTGGTTTCATCCAATTTCCCAGAAATAGCACTGAGCAGATG TACATGCAAGTATTCTCCCAGTACAAAGATATCAAAGTCTTGCACTTTTCATCCATGGCGAATGCCTTCCAAgggttcaatgatgag GCAAGAGAAGTAAAATTTAGAAATCGCATGAAGAGATACGTCGGATTGTggtgttgcgtggagaaccgtgaCCCTGGCcacatatactatgacatataCTGGGATGAGAAACCAGAATGGAAACCTGAACCACCTCGAACTAGTCAAGATGATCATCCACCTTGGGATTGA
- the LOC135671449 gene encoding arabinosyltransferase XEG113-like isoform X2, which translates to MATCNPLFLAIYATIVAVTGTPRLQREPSDMFTRAIWDVPVDSKMPGMKSFLLTKEMVKHRAKDNIIIVTFGNHAFLDFILNWVKHLTDLNIFNILVGAMDTKLLEALYWKGIPVFDMGSKMVTVDVGWGSAKFHKMGREKVLLINALLPFGYELLMCDTDMVWLKNPLQYFARFPEADMLTSSDQIRPTTTDDSLEVWQNVTTAYNIGIFHWRPTDAAKRLAKEWKDILLSDDQKWDQAGFNDLVHQVLGPSLEGESGLFYAYDGTLKLGLLPASIFCSGHTYFVQAMPQQLKLEPYAVHTTFQFAGSDGKRHRLREAMLFYDQPAYYDTPGGFLSFKPGIPKSLLLDGPHTLQSHFSLVNYQLRQIRTALAVACLLNRTLVMPPLWCRFERMWFGHPGILEGTLTKQPFVCPMDHLFEIHTMLHGLSEEEFGPQIHFREYSFLQNPSVPKHVKESLLNVQLCDAHSKGCNISDGTTSRGFIQFPRNSTEQMYMQVFSQYKDIKVLHFSSMANAFQGFNDEAREVKFRNRMKRYVGLWCCVENRDPGHIYYDIYWDEKPEWKPEPPRTSQDDHPPWD; encoded by the exons ATGGCGACGTGCAATCCACTGTTTTTGGCGATCTATGCTACGATTGTTGCCG taACCGGAACACCAAGGCTGCAAAGAGAGCCTTCGGACATGTTCACAAGAGCCATATGGGATGTGCCTGTTGATAGTAAAATGCCTGGTATGAAGTCGTTTCTACTAACCAAGGAGATGGTGAAGCACCgtgcaaaagataatatcatcattgTGACATTTGGGAACCATGCATTCCTGGACTTTATCTTGAATTGGGTCAAACACCTAacggatcttaatatttttaacattCTTGTTG GTGCTATGGATACCAAATTATTGGAGGCTTTGTATTGGAAAGGGATTCCTGTTTTTGACATGGGCAGCAAAATGGTAACAGTAGATGTTGGGTGGGGATCTGCCAAATTTCACAAAATGGGAAGGGAAAAAGTATTGTTGATAAATGCTCTCCTACCTTTTGGTTATGAGTTACTAATGTGTGATACAGATATGGTTTGGTTAAAG AACCCACTTCAATATTTTGCTCGTTTTCCTGAAGCAGATATGTTAACATCAAGCGATCAGATTAGACCAACAACAACTGATGACAGTTTGGAAGTCTGGCAGAatg TAACTACTGCCTACAATATTGGAATATTTCATTGGCGTCCCACTGATGCTGCAAAAAGGCTAGCTAAGGAGTGGAAAGATATACTTTTAAGTGATGACCAGAAATGGGACCAGGCTGGCTTTAATGATCTTGTCCACCAAGTGTTAGGACCATCACTTGAAGGAGAAAGTGGACTTTTTTATGCTTATGATGGGACCCTTAAGCTGGGTCTTTTGCCAGCAAGTATATTTTGCAGTGGGCACACATACTTTGTCCAG GCAATGCCCCAGCAGCTCAAACTGGAACCATATGCTGTGCATACTACCTTCCAGTTTGCAGGTTCTGATGGAAAGCGCCATAGGTTACGTGAGGCTATGCTTTTCTATGACCAACCTGCATATTATGATACACCAG GAGGTTTCTTATCATTCAAACCTGGTATTCCTAAGAGTTTGTTGCTGGATGGGCCACATACCTTACAATCACACTTCTCATTGGTTAATTACCAG TTGAGGCAGATAAGGACTGCACTTGCTGTTGCTTGTCTGTTGAACCGAACACTG GTAATGCCTCCATTATGGTGCAGGTTTGAAAGAATGTGGTTTGGACATCCTGGTATTTTGGAAGGGACACTGACCAAGCAACCTTTTGTATGCCCTATGGACCACTTGTTTGAG ATTCATACCATGCTCCATGGCCTTTCTGAAGAAGAGTTTGGACCACAAATTCATTTCAGGGAGTACTCATTCCTGCAGAATCCATCAGTGCCCAAacat GTGAAGGAATCATTACTTAATGTTCAACTTTGTGATGCACATTCCAAAGGATGCAATATATCCGATGGAACAACTAGCCGTGGTTTCATCCAATTTCCCAGAAATAGCACTGAGCAGATG TACATGCAAGTATTCTCCCAGTACAAAGATATCAAAGTCTTGCACTTTTCATCCATGGCGAATGCCTTCCAAgggttcaatgatgag GCAAGAGAAGTAAAATTTAGAAATCGCATGAAGAGATACGTCGGATTGTggtgttgcgtggagaaccgtgaCCCTGGCcacatatactatgacatataCTGGGATGAGAAACCAGAATGGAAACCTGAACCACCTCGAACTAGTCAAGATGATCATCCACCTTGGGATTGA
- the LOC135671449 gene encoding arabinosyltransferase XEG113-like isoform X1: protein MATCNPLFLAIYATIVAGIIFCTFVILSSVYTSSPAAGAGDGGNEKYFPSPKVTGTPRLQREPSDMFTRAIWDVPVDSKMPGMKSFLLTKEMVKHRAKDNIIIVTFGNHAFLDFILNWVKHLTDLNIFNILVGAMDTKLLEALYWKGIPVFDMGSKMVTVDVGWGSAKFHKMGREKVLLINALLPFGYELLMCDTDMVWLKNPLQYFARFPEADMLTSSDQIRPTTTDDSLEVWQNVTTAYNIGIFHWRPTDAAKRLAKEWKDILLSDDQKWDQAGFNDLVHQVLGPSLEGESGLFYAYDGTLKLGLLPASIFCSGHTYFVQAMPQQLKLEPYAVHTTFQFAGSDGKRHRLREAMLFYDQPAYYDTPGGFLSFKPGIPKSLLLDGPHTLQSHFSLVNYQLRQIRTALAVACLLNRTLVMPPLWCRFERMWFGHPGILEGTLTKQPFVCPMDHLFEIHTMLHGLSEEEFGPQIHFREYSFLQNPSVPKHVKESLLNVQLCDAHSKGCNISDGTTSRGFIQFPRNSTEQMYMQVFSQYKDIKVLHFSSMANAFQGFNDEAREVKFRNRMKRYVGLWCCVENRDPGHIYYDIYWDEKPEWKPEPPRTSQDDHPPWD, encoded by the exons ATGGCGACGTGCAATCCACTGTTTTTGGCGATCTATGCTACGATTGTTGCCGGTATTATCTTCTGTACTTTTGTGATTCTCTCCTCGGTCTATACTTCCTCACCTGCAGCCGGCGCCGGCGATGGAGGAAACGAAAAATACTTCCCGTCGCCGAAAG taACCGGAACACCAAGGCTGCAAAGAGAGCCTTCGGACATGTTCACAAGAGCCATATGGGATGTGCCTGTTGATAGTAAAATGCCTGGTATGAAGTCGTTTCTACTAACCAAGGAGATGGTGAAGCACCgtgcaaaagataatatcatcattgTGACATTTGGGAACCATGCATTCCTGGACTTTATCTTGAATTGGGTCAAACACCTAacggatcttaatatttttaacattCTTGTTG GTGCTATGGATACCAAATTATTGGAGGCTTTGTATTGGAAAGGGATTCCTGTTTTTGACATGGGCAGCAAAATGGTAACAGTAGATGTTGGGTGGGGATCTGCCAAATTTCACAAAATGGGAAGGGAAAAAGTATTGTTGATAAATGCTCTCCTACCTTTTGGTTATGAGTTACTAATGTGTGATACAGATATGGTTTGGTTAAAG AACCCACTTCAATATTTTGCTCGTTTTCCTGAAGCAGATATGTTAACATCAAGCGATCAGATTAGACCAACAACAACTGATGACAGTTTGGAAGTCTGGCAGAatg TAACTACTGCCTACAATATTGGAATATTTCATTGGCGTCCCACTGATGCTGCAAAAAGGCTAGCTAAGGAGTGGAAAGATATACTTTTAAGTGATGACCAGAAATGGGACCAGGCTGGCTTTAATGATCTTGTCCACCAAGTGTTAGGACCATCACTTGAAGGAGAAAGTGGACTTTTTTATGCTTATGATGGGACCCTTAAGCTGGGTCTTTTGCCAGCAAGTATATTTTGCAGTGGGCACACATACTTTGTCCAG GCAATGCCCCAGCAGCTCAAACTGGAACCATATGCTGTGCATACTACCTTCCAGTTTGCAGGTTCTGATGGAAAGCGCCATAGGTTACGTGAGGCTATGCTTTTCTATGACCAACCTGCATATTATGATACACCAG GAGGTTTCTTATCATTCAAACCTGGTATTCCTAAGAGTTTGTTGCTGGATGGGCCACATACCTTACAATCACACTTCTCATTGGTTAATTACCAG TTGAGGCAGATAAGGACTGCACTTGCTGTTGCTTGTCTGTTGAACCGAACACTG GTAATGCCTCCATTATGGTGCAGGTTTGAAAGAATGTGGTTTGGACATCCTGGTATTTTGGAAGGGACACTGACCAAGCAACCTTTTGTATGCCCTATGGACCACTTGTTTGAG ATTCATACCATGCTCCATGGCCTTTCTGAAGAAGAGTTTGGACCACAAATTCATTTCAGGGAGTACTCATTCCTGCAGAATCCATCAGTGCCCAAacat GTGAAGGAATCATTACTTAATGTTCAACTTTGTGATGCACATTCCAAAGGATGCAATATATCCGATGGAACAACTAGCCGTGGTTTCATCCAATTTCCCAGAAATAGCACTGAGCAGATG TACATGCAAGTATTCTCCCAGTACAAAGATATCAAAGTCTTGCACTTTTCATCCATGGCGAATGCCTTCCAAgggttcaatgatgag GCAAGAGAAGTAAAATTTAGAAATCGCATGAAGAGATACGTCGGATTGTggtgttgcgtggagaaccgtgaCCCTGGCcacatatactatgacatataCTGGGATGAGAAACCAGAATGGAAACCTGAACCACCTCGAACTAGTCAAGATGATCATCCACCTTGGGATTGA
- the LOC135671410 gene encoding arabinosyltransferase XEG113-like, producing the protein MLDIIKFNINNPFAGLLARLKGCRLLKGSPAVCRLLKGSPAVKGFVNGSSAEHSFSRLIAFFLLMATCNPLFLAIYATIVAGIIFCTFVILSSVYTSSPAAGAGDGGNEKYFPSPKVTGTPRLQREPSDMFTRAIWDVPVDSKMPDMKSFLLTKEMVKHRAKDNIIIVTFGNHAFLDFILNWVKHLTDLNIFNILVGAMDTKLLEALYWKGIPVFDMGSKMVTVDVGWGSAKFHKMGREKVLLINALLPFGYELLMCDTDMVWLKNPLPYFARFPEASDQIRPFLLGTEPTSMLTSSDQIRPTTTDDSL; encoded by the exons ATGCTAGATATTATTAAATTCAATATAAATAATCCCTTCGCAGGGCTTCTCGCTCGGCTGAAGGGTTGCCGGCTGTTAAAGGGTTCGCCGGCTGTTTGCCGGCTGTTAAAGGGTTCGCCGGCTGTTAAAGGGTTCGTGAACGGCTCTTCCGCCGAACACTCTTTCAGTCGTCTGATCGCATTCTTCCTTCTAATGGCGACGTGCAATCCACTGTTTTTGGCGATCTATGCCACGATTGTTGCTGGTATTATCTTCTGTACTTTTGTGATTCTCTCCTCGGTCTATACTTCCTCACCTGCAGCCGGCGCCGGCGATGGAGGAAACGAAAAATACTTCCCGTCGCCGAAAG taACCGGAACACCAAGGCTGCAAAGAGAGCCTTCGGACATGTTCACAAGAGCCATATGGGATGTGCCTGTTGATAGTAAAATGCCTGATATGAAGTCGTTTCTACTAACCAAGGAGATGGTGAAGCACCgtgcaaaagataatatcatcattgTGACATTTGGGAACCATGCATTCCTGGACTTTATCTTGAATTGGGTCAAACACCTAacggatcttaatatttttaacattCTTGTTG GTGCTATGGATACCAAATTATTGGAGGCTTTGTATTGGAAAGGGATTCCTGTTTTTGACATGGGCAGCAAAATGGTAACAGTAGATGTTGGGTGGGGATCTGCCAAATTTCACAAAATGGGAAGGGAAAAAGTATTGTTGATAAATGCTCTCCTACCTTTTGGTTATGAGTTACTAATGTGTGATACAGATATGGTTTGGTTAAAG AACCCACTTCCATATTTTGCTCGTTTTCCTGAAGCAAGCGATCAGATTAGACCGTTTTTGCTTGGAACAGAACCCACTTCCATGTTAACATCAAGCGATCAGATTAGACCAACAACAACTGATGACAGTTTGTAA